In one Brevibacillus choshinensis genomic region, the following are encoded:
- a CDS encoding C39 family peptidase: MTTVPYFAQFESRDRILDLISGKLDPTQDPKWHLSGAVDPEEYAHWSSHICGMACLKMHLARWQNRIIPTIDLMRQCREYGGYVEGEDGTIKGLIYRPFITFIQEKYGLQAELREHTPIEEIYDLLDLGYVYIASVHPSIRKPDAKPPKQGGHLVYVFGKNSERQELIFHNPSGHTSATQEQVHVDLETFSRFYAQRGILIKTEKN, encoded by the coding sequence ATGACGACCGTACCCTATTTTGCACAATTCGAGTCTCGTGATCGGATACTAGACTTGATATCCGGGAAGCTGGACCCTACACAAGACCCTAAGTGGCACTTGTCCGGGGCAGTAGACCCCGAAGAATATGCACATTGGAGCTCCCATATCTGTGGCATGGCCTGCCTGAAAATGCATCTCGCGCGTTGGCAAAACCGGATCATTCCAACCATCGACCTGATGAGACAATGCCGCGAGTACGGAGGATACGTGGAAGGGGAAGATGGAACGATCAAGGGATTGATCTATCGCCCGTTTATTACCTTTATCCAGGAGAAATACGGTCTCCAAGCGGAGCTTCGTGAACACACACCGATCGAAGAAATATACGACCTGCTGGACCTGGGATATGTGTATATCGCTTCCGTTCATCCAAGCATCCGCAAGCCTGATGCAAAACCGCCTAAGCAAGGGGGACATCTGGTGTATGTGTTTGGCAAGAACAGTGAGAGACAAGAGCTTATTTTTCACAATCCGTCCGGCCACACGTCTGCCACTCAGGAACAGGTTCACGTCGATTTGGAGACCTTTTCCCGGTTTTACGCCCAGCGCGGGATCTTGATAAAGACGGAAAAGAACTAG
- a CDS encoding carbon-nitrogen hydrolase family protein, producing MRIGLAQARFPQSLADGITIVKQMIGQASEQYCDVVCFPESIIPGLRGVGYEVEKYDHTLMTSALEEICAIAKQNQVTVILPTEWRDEDGLHLVAFVISETGEILGYQTKNQIDPEEDQFDYVPGKGRLLFERKDVTFGIVICHEGWRYPETVRWAARKGAHIVFHPQFTGQVANPEFYKGAMVGRSLENNIYFASVNYALEHQGSTTTLVSPTGEKLSVIPENAEGLLVWDIDPAQAHGLLAKRFHSELF from the coding sequence ATGAGAATTGGATTGGCTCAAGCAAGATTTCCTCAATCGTTAGCGGATGGAATCACAATCGTCAAACAAATGATCGGGCAGGCAAGCGAGCAGTATTGCGATGTGGTTTGTTTCCCCGAATCGATCATCCCGGGATTGCGTGGGGTCGGCTATGAGGTCGAGAAGTACGACCACACATTAATGACTTCAGCGCTGGAAGAAATTTGTGCAATTGCGAAGCAAAATCAGGTGACCGTCATTTTACCGACGGAATGGAGAGACGAGGATGGCTTGCATCTCGTTGCTTTCGTTATTTCAGAGACTGGAGAGATTTTGGGCTACCAAACAAAGAACCAGATCGATCCGGAGGAAGATCAGTTTGACTACGTCCCGGGAAAAGGTCGCCTATTGTTTGAACGGAAGGATGTAACCTTTGGCATTGTCATCTGCCATGAGGGATGGAGGTATCCAGAGACTGTTCGCTGGGCGGCAAGAAAAGGAGCTCATATCGTTTTCCATCCGCAGTTTACCGGACAAGTCGCGAATCCGGAGTTTTACAAGGGTGCGATGGTGGGCAGGAGCTTGGAGAACAACATCTATTTTGCGAGTGTTAATTACGCGCTGGAGCATCAAGGCTCTACTACGACTCTCGTATCGCCGACAGGAGAAAAGCTGAGTGTCATACCCGAAAATGCGGAGGGACTGCTTGTATGGGATATCGATCCCGCGCAGGCGCACGGATTGCTGGCGAAGAGATTTCATTCGGAGTTGTTTTAA
- a CDS encoding NADPH:quinone oxidoreductase family protein: protein MQKPIRAFMVNKDEQGFSAEVKTISMDDLPKADVQIKVHYSSVNYKDGLASIPNGKIVRSYPFIPGIDLAGVVVASADPRFREGDEVIATSYEIGVSHYGGYSEYANVPGDWVVPLPEGLTLKEAMIFGTAGFTAALSVHRLEENGVSPEKGKVLVTGATGGVGSIAVSILAKRGYHVVASTGKESEHDYLYKLGAKEAVSREEVTGEKISALDKQLWQAAVDPVGGKTLAAILSKLHYNGSVAVSGLTGGTDVPTTVFPFILRGINLLGIDSVYCPMELRKVIWERLATDLKPDRLEDFIDEEISLDLLPNALSKILASQMRGRVIVRL from the coding sequence ATGCAAAAACCAATTCGAGCATTTATGGTCAACAAAGACGAACAAGGGTTTTCCGCGGAAGTAAAAACGATCTCGATGGACGATTTGCCAAAGGCAGATGTACAAATCAAAGTCCATTATTCTAGTGTGAACTACAAGGATGGCTTGGCGAGTATTCCGAATGGAAAGATCGTCAGGAGCTATCCCTTTATCCCTGGAATTGATCTGGCAGGTGTCGTCGTAGCATCAGCAGATCCCCGTTTTCGCGAGGGTGATGAAGTGATTGCGACCAGCTATGAGATCGGTGTATCCCATTACGGCGGCTATAGCGAATACGCAAATGTCCCAGGAGATTGGGTCGTTCCTCTTCCAGAAGGTCTCACGCTAAAGGAAGCCATGATCTTTGGGACTGCTGGTTTCACAGCCGCGCTATCCGTGCATCGTTTGGAAGAAAATGGCGTGTCACCGGAAAAGGGAAAGGTACTGGTTACGGGCGCGACTGGCGGAGTAGGTAGTATTGCCGTATCTATCTTGGCGAAAAGAGGCTATCATGTCGTCGCCAGCACAGGCAAAGAATCGGAGCACGACTATTTGTACAAGCTGGGGGCAAAAGAGGCTGTTTCGCGTGAGGAAGTGACCGGAGAAAAAATCAGTGCTTTGGACAAACAGCTCTGGCAAGCAGCGGTCGACCCTGTCGGCGGAAAAACGTTGGCGGCCATTTTAAGCAAGCTCCATTACAACGGTTCGGTTGCGGTCAGCGGTTTGACAGGGGGAACAGACGTGCCGACGACCGTGTTTCCATTCATTTTGCGCGGGATCAATTTGCTGGGAATCGATTCCGTCTATTGCCCGATGGAATTGAGAAAGGTCATCTGGGAGCGATTGGCGACGGACTTGAAGCCAGACCGTCTCGAAGATTTCATCGATGAAGAGATTTCTCTAGATCTATTGCCGAATGCCTTGTCAAAAATATTGGCGAGCCAGATGCGCGGCAGGGTGATCGTGCGCCTATAA
- a CDS encoding DMT family transporter, translating into MSTTILLILLFAAICHAIWNALSKQIEERDAFFTLILGASVILYVPLAIYLWNTSPFPVAAIKWLLFSTISEVLYFVALAKAYRTNNLSYAYPILRGTAPIMTTIISTLFIGAAIAWTGFLGILVIVAGVVFMNQKSFSLRELSHLLKDWHNMKWVFMAGSFSALSSVLDGMGASMMSGLLFKYFVFIGMFAGKWILDRRAQTKVSYFSLVKRYPWHTLAGGLFVFVSNSLAVYAMQTTPVTYVASVREISIVFATIIGVVWLKEQVSIVKWVSIGLILAGVVIIKLS; encoded by the coding sequence ATGTCCACCACCATTTTGCTGATCCTGTTGTTTGCAGCGATCTGTCACGCTATCTGGAATGCCCTGTCCAAGCAAATCGAGGAACGGGATGCTTTTTTTACGCTGATACTGGGTGCTTCCGTGATTTTGTACGTACCGCTGGCCATTTACTTGTGGAACACCTCTCCGTTCCCTGTCGCCGCGATCAAATGGCTGCTGTTTAGCACCATCTCGGAGGTGCTGTATTTTGTCGCGTTAGCAAAAGCGTACAGGACCAACAACTTGAGTTACGCTTACCCCATTTTGAGAGGGACGGCCCCTATCATGACTACTATTATAAGCACCCTGTTCATCGGAGCAGCGATCGCGTGGACAGGGTTCCTGGGCATCCTGGTCATCGTAGCCGGAGTCGTTTTCATGAATCAAAAATCCTTTTCCTTGCGTGAACTCAGTCACTTGCTGAAAGACTGGCACAACATGAAGTGGGTTTTCATGGCAGGGAGCTTTTCCGCGCTCAGCAGTGTACTGGACGGAATGGGAGCCTCGATGATGTCTGGCTTGCTCTTCAAATACTTCGTGTTTATCGGCATGTTTGCTGGAAAGTGGATCCTCGACCGCAGAGCGCAGACAAAAGTCTCTTATTTCTCTCTGGTCAAACGTTATCCGTGGCATACCCTGGCAGGCGGGCTATTCGTTTTTGTATCCAATTCACTCGCGGTCTATGCCATGCAGACGACTCCTGTCACGTATGTAGCATCCGTACGTGAAATCAGCATTGTCTTTGCCACCATCATCGGAGTCGTCTGGCTAAAGGAACAGGTGAGTATCGTAAAATGGGTTTCGATCGGTTTGATTCTGGCTGGAGTCGTGATTATCAAGCTAAGCTAG
- a CDS encoding RidA family protein translates to MNRTQVFTGSPWEPVVGYCRAIRVGDKIEVAGTTAMKDGAVVGVGDPYEQTKFILQTIEKALHELGADLSHVVRTRMFVTDISKWEEIGKAHGEFFRNIQPVATMVEVKALIEPELLVEIEVEAIVTTVE, encoded by the coding sequence TTGAACCGAACGCAAGTATTTACTGGGTCTCCCTGGGAGCCAGTCGTCGGCTATTGCCGGGCCATTCGAGTCGGTGACAAGATCGAAGTAGCCGGAACTACTGCCATGAAAGACGGAGCAGTGGTTGGCGTCGGAGATCCGTATGAACAAACGAAATTTATTTTGCAGACGATCGAAAAGGCCTTGCACGAGCTGGGCGCGGATCTCTCCCACGTGGTAAGAACGAGAATGTTCGTCACGGATATATCCAAATGGGAAGAGATCGGGAAAGCGCACGGCGAATTTTTCCGGAACATTCAACCAGTTGCGACGATGGTCGAAGTCAAGGCACTGATCGAGCCCGAGTTGCTAGTTGAAATCGAAGTGGAAGCGATCGTCACGACGGTCGAGTAA
- a CDS encoding EutN/CcmL family microcompartment protein: MFLGKVIGSVWSTQKEEGMENLKLLVVQPIDWNEKEGGRTVIAADRIGAGFGEKVIVSSGTPARIIFHNKMVPIDAVIVGIVDSYEVTQET, translated from the coding sequence ATGTTTTTGGGAAAAGTGATCGGCAGTGTCTGGTCCACACAAAAAGAAGAGGGCATGGAGAATTTGAAGCTGCTGGTTGTCCAGCCCATTGACTGGAACGAAAAAGAGGGTGGACGAACGGTGATTGCGGCAGACCGCATCGGAGCGGGTTTTGGTGAGAAGGTCATCGTTTCTTCGGGCACTCCTGCGCGGATCATTTTTCACAATAAGATGGTCCCCATCGATGCCGTCATCGTAGGAATTGTGGACTCTTATGAAGTTACACAAGAGACATAA
- the pduL gene encoding phosphate propanoyltransferase: MALITETALRAMLRSGIPNPYLVRADDKFTPAAIDFLKGRGIKVEAFQSSDTFSPKCESPIELSIPVGVSNRHVHLSQEDVENLFGVGYQLTPLRPLSQPGQFAAKETVTLLGPKGNIKGVRILGPARGSSQVEISKTDGYTLGIHPPIRVSGSLEGTPGVTLIGPSGFVSLPNGVIVAKCHVHMSDAEARTSGVEDGDNLILQMRGERSLIFPDVTVRVSPRYALDFHIDLDEANAANLSTGDQVHLVGKNGNWFSTTGRW, translated from the coding sequence ATGGCTTTGATCACGGAAACAGCATTGCGGGCCATGCTACGATCTGGGATTCCCAATCCTTATCTTGTCCGCGCCGATGACAAATTCACCCCGGCAGCCATCGATTTTCTAAAGGGGAGAGGGATCAAAGTGGAAGCTTTTCAATCGTCAGATACCTTTTCGCCGAAGTGCGAAAGCCCAATTGAGCTCAGTATCCCGGTTGGCGTATCCAACCGTCATGTTCACTTGTCCCAGGAAGATGTCGAGAATTTGTTTGGGGTTGGCTACCAGCTGACCCCGCTACGACCTCTCTCTCAGCCTGGACAATTCGCAGCAAAGGAGACGGTAACGCTCCTCGGCCCAAAAGGGAACATCAAAGGAGTACGTATACTCGGACCTGCGCGAGGATCCAGCCAGGTGGAAATATCCAAAACGGATGGATATACGCTCGGTATTCATCCGCCGATCAGAGTGTCTGGCTCTCTGGAGGGAACACCTGGCGTCACTCTCATTGGGCCGAGCGGCTTCGTATCACTCCCAAACGGGGTGATTGTGGCGAAATGTCATGTTCACATGTCTGATGCAGAGGCTCGTACGTCAGGCGTTGAGGATGGCGACAATCTGATCTTGCAGATGAGAGGGGAACGCTCTCTCATCTTTCCAGATGTGACCGTGCGGGTCAGTCCCCGATATGCATTGGACTTTCACATCGACCTGGACGAAGCCAACGCAGCGAATCTGTCTACGGGTGATCAGGTGCACCTGGTCGGGAAGAACGGCAATTGGTTTTCCACAACAGGGAGGTGGTAG
- a CDS encoding BMC domain-containing protein: MAGEMGALGMVETKGLIGAVEAADAMVKAANVKLIGKVHVGGGLVTVMVRGDVGAVKASTDAGAAAAEKVGELKSVHVIPRPHSDIELILPKLEG; encoded by the coding sequence ATGGCAGGAGAAATGGGAGCACTGGGAATGGTAGAAACAAAAGGATTGATCGGAGCGGTCGAGGCGGCCGACGCCATGGTGAAGGCAGCCAATGTCAAGCTGATTGGAAAAGTGCACGTAGGCGGTGGCTTGGTAACCGTTATGGTACGCGGGGATGTGGGAGCGGTAAAAGCGTCGACCGATGCAGGCGCAGCAGCGGCGGAAAAAGTGGGAGAATTGAAATCCGTGCATGTCATCCCACGTCCGCATTCGGATATCGAGCTGATCTTGCCCAAGCTGGAAGGGTAA
- a CDS encoding acetaldehyde dehydrogenase (acetylating), whose amino-acid sequence MMLDRDLQSVQEVRQCLAQATGAQKQLQSMSQRQIDQIVQGMAETAQSEAGRLAALAVEETGYGRIADKTVKNLFAANDVYQSIKDKKTVGIIRRDEQKRVWEIAQPVGVIAGIVPSTNPTSTVIFKALISVKAGNAIVFSPHPQAAKCTKEAAVLMQAAAERAGAPAGLISCITEPTLAASQELMKHSKTDVILATGGTAMVKAAYSSGKPAFGVGPGNVPVYIHASADIGRAIRQTIQSKTFDYGTICASEQALVIDKSIKRKVIAELKQQGAYFLDDHERKRVAAIILKAGGLNPAIVGKSPQAIAELAGILVPKDAKLLIAEESEIGMAYPFSIEKLAPILALYTASDTAEASSICTRLLELGGLGHTIGLHCEDTQVIERFVLDKPASRIVVNSGTTFGGIGATTGIAPSLTLGCGSYGNNVTSDNIGPEHLFNIKRVAFGLREMELGNAPVAAPSTSSTAAPAAISRDEIAQIIKSVLLELQSTNR is encoded by the coding sequence GTGATGCTAGATAGAGATTTGCAATCAGTCCAGGAAGTACGCCAATGTCTGGCGCAAGCCACAGGTGCGCAAAAACAGCTGCAATCCATGTCGCAAAGGCAGATTGATCAGATCGTACAAGGCATGGCCGAGACCGCGCAATCGGAAGCGGGTCGCCTGGCTGCACTCGCCGTAGAGGAAACCGGCTATGGACGAATTGCAGATAAAACGGTGAAGAATTTGTTCGCCGCAAACGATGTCTATCAATCGATCAAAGACAAGAAAACAGTTGGGATCATTCGGCGTGATGAGCAAAAACGTGTTTGGGAGATCGCGCAGCCAGTGGGAGTCATCGCAGGGATCGTGCCCTCTACCAACCCTACCTCGACTGTGATTTTCAAAGCACTCATTTCCGTGAAGGCGGGCAACGCCATCGTCTTCAGCCCACATCCCCAAGCGGCAAAGTGCACGAAGGAAGCGGCGGTACTCATGCAGGCAGCGGCCGAGCGTGCAGGTGCACCAGCCGGATTGATCTCTTGCATTACGGAGCCTACATTGGCTGCCTCACAGGAGCTGATGAAGCACAGCAAAACGGATGTCATCCTGGCCACTGGTGGGACGGCAATGGTAAAAGCCGCCTATAGCTCAGGCAAGCCTGCATTTGGGGTCGGACCTGGCAACGTGCCGGTATACATCCACGCCAGTGCGGATATCGGAAGGGCTATCCGCCAAACGATTCAGAGCAAAACGTTTGATTACGGTACGATTTGCGCATCCGAGCAGGCATTGGTGATAGACAAATCGATTAAGCGAAAAGTCATTGCCGAGCTGAAGCAGCAAGGGGCCTATTTCCTCGATGACCATGAGCGAAAGCGGGTAGCGGCTATCATCCTGAAAGCGGGGGGACTCAATCCCGCCATTGTTGGGAAATCGCCGCAAGCGATAGCCGAGCTTGCAGGTATTCTGGTTCCGAAAGACGCCAAGCTGTTGATTGCCGAAGAGAGCGAAATCGGCATGGCGTATCCGTTTTCCATCGAAAAGCTGGCTCCCATTCTCGCTTTGTACACGGCTAGTGACACGGCAGAAGCGAGCAGCATTTGCACACGACTGCTGGAGCTTGGTGGATTAGGACATACCATCGGCTTGCATTGTGAGGATACACAGGTGATCGAGAGGTTCGTGCTGGATAAACCGGCTTCCCGAATCGTCGTCAACTCGGGCACGACCTTCGGAGGAATCGGCGCCACTACGGGCATCGCCCCTTCGCTCACACTGGGCTGTGGCTCGTATGGCAACAATGTGACGTCGGACAATATCGGACCCGAACATCTTTTCAATATCAAGCGCGTCGCTTTTGGATTGCGTGAGATGGAGCTGGGAAATGCTCCGGTTGCAGCACCATCGACTAGCTCCACAGCGGCTCCAGCAGCGATCAGCAGGGACGAAATCGCCCAGATTATCAAGAGTGTATTACTAGAATTACAGTCTACCAATCGGTAA
- a CDS encoding BMC domain-containing protein, with amino-acid sequence MGDALGMVETKGLIGAVEAADAMVKAANVKLIGKVHVGGGLVTVMVRGDVGAVKASTDSGAAAAEKVGELVSVHVIPRPHSDIELILPKLEQS; translated from the coding sequence ATGGGAGACGCATTGGGCATGGTGGAAACGAAGGGCTTGATCGGTGCTGTGGAAGCAGCGGATGCGATGGTCAAGGCTGCGAATGTCAAGCTGATTGGGAAGGTGCATGTAGGCGGTGGTCTCGTGACCGTCATGGTTCGCGGAGACGTAGGAGCGGTGAAAGCATCGACAGACTCTGGCGCAGCGGCAGCGGAAAAAGTGGGAGAGCTTGTCTCCGTCCATGTCATCCCGCGCCCTCACTCGGATATCGAGCTGATTCTGCCCAAACTCGAGCAATCGTAA
- a CDS encoding BMC domain-containing protein, with product MLENGYALGMIETLGFPALVAATDAAAKAADVRCVTYQGADAGIVTIYIVGDVASVTAAVSVGEAEARRVGRLLYSRVIPRPERSVMQMILQQLEKEKGKQTAKAASKPKTSNPATTTQTSKEE from the coding sequence ATGCTCGAAAATGGCTACGCCTTGGGAATGATCGAGACGCTAGGATTCCCCGCCCTTGTCGCTGCTACAGATGCTGCTGCCAAAGCAGCGGATGTCCGTTGTGTGACGTACCAGGGAGCCGATGCGGGGATCGTCACGATTTACATTGTAGGAGATGTTGCCTCTGTGACGGCAGCCGTCTCCGTGGGAGAGGCAGAAGCGAGAAGGGTAGGGCGGCTTCTCTACTCCCGCGTCATCCCGCGGCCAGAGCGAAGTGTCATGCAAATGATTCTGCAGCAGCTGGAAAAAGAAAAAGGTAAACAAACAGCAAAAGCAGCAAGCAAACCCAAAACTAGCAATCCGGCAACGACTACGCAAACAAGCAAGGAGGAATAG
- a CDS encoding DeoR/GlpR family DNA-binding transcription regulator codes for MSLAGEERKDLIIDLLNSRGKVRTSELVDKLQVSSETIRRYLEELEQDKRLKRVYGGAIKIHFDREEPSHLTREVAFADEKKRIARTAASLVQDNEVVLIDDGTTTMHMLPYLLSRKNLCFITISVPALNLLMDYQNKGMLSAEVYFIGGKVQSKHFRSVGTLAEKMMQDFFVDKSFLSIDGIQAQYGISSYDAEKAMLAKRFIENAKETIVLTDHSKIGISTFYKITDLKETDVVVSDVPSPKEWDSELEAKGVNWIVAE; via the coding sequence ATGTCTCTAGCAGGCGAAGAACGTAAAGACCTCATCATCGATCTTCTCAACTCACGAGGCAAAGTCAGAACGAGCGAGCTAGTAGATAAATTGCAAGTCTCCTCGGAAACGATTCGCCGTTATTTGGAGGAGCTCGAGCAGGATAAGAGGCTCAAGCGGGTGTACGGCGGAGCGATCAAGATTCATTTTGATCGGGAAGAACCTTCTCACCTGACGCGGGAAGTAGCCTTTGCGGATGAGAAAAAGCGTATCGCCCGTACCGCAGCAAGTCTTGTGCAGGACAACGAAGTGGTGCTGATCGACGACGGAACGACGACGATGCACATGCTCCCGTATTTGCTCAGCCGCAAGAATCTATGCTTCATCACCATCTCGGTGCCAGCGTTAAATCTCTTGATGGACTACCAAAACAAAGGGATGCTGAGCGCAGAGGTGTACTTCATCGGAGGGAAAGTGCAGTCCAAACACTTTCGCTCAGTAGGCACGCTTGCCGAAAAAATGATGCAAGACTTTTTCGTCGACAAGTCCTTCCTCTCGATCGACGGTATTCAGGCTCAGTACGGCATCTCTAGTTATGACGCGGAGAAAGCAATGCTTGCCAAACGGTTCATCGAGAATGCAAAGGAGACGATTGTGCTCACGGATCACTCCAAGATTGGCATCAGCACGTTTTACAAGATCACTGACCTGAAAGAAACGGATGTCGTCGTCAGTGACGTGCCTTCCCCAAAAGAATGGGATAGTGAGCTGGAAGCAAAAGGCGTGAATTGGATAGTAGCAGAGTGA
- the phnW gene encoding 2-aminoethylphosphonate--pyruvate transaminase — MKLTQLPDNPYLLLTPGPLSTSKGVKAAMLRDWCTWDNEYNDLVQVIRRKLIGLAGANHDDYTAVLMQGSGSFSVESVVGSVVPADGKLVVLTNGAYGNRLAQMAQVLKIDTQVLDFGEVSPAEAGKLRETLENDPQITHVAVVHCETTTGMLNPIEEVAKVAKESGKLLIVDAMSSFGGIAIDVAGLGIDFLISSANKCIQGVPGFGFILAKTEELKKCKGQARSLSLDLYDQWETMEKHNGKWRYTSPTHVVRAFYQALVELEEEGGVEKRQVRYRENQRTLVEGMERLGFSTLLTREWQSPIITSFYFPDSPAFTFAAFYERLKKEGFVIYPGKISVADTFRIGNIGEVYPHDMKRLVQAVEQNMFW; from the coding sequence ATGAAACTCACCCAATTGCCTGACAATCCGTACCTCTTGCTGACTCCGGGACCACTGTCGACCTCCAAGGGAGTAAAGGCGGCCATGCTGCGTGACTGGTGCACCTGGGACAACGAGTACAACGATCTGGTCCAGGTGATCCGCCGAAAGCTGATTGGTTTGGCCGGTGCTAACCACGACGACTACACCGCTGTGCTCATGCAGGGTAGCGGCAGTTTTTCCGTAGAATCGGTAGTCGGCTCAGTGGTTCCGGCAGACGGAAAGCTGGTGGTTTTGACCAATGGGGCTTATGGGAATCGTCTCGCTCAAATGGCACAGGTGTTGAAAATCGATACGCAGGTGCTCGACTTTGGGGAAGTATCCCCCGCAGAGGCTGGCAAATTACGCGAGACTCTGGAGAACGATCCGCAAATCACGCACGTCGCAGTCGTCCATTGTGAAACGACAACCGGCATGCTCAACCCGATCGAGGAAGTCGCCAAAGTGGCAAAAGAGTCCGGCAAGTTATTGATTGTCGATGCGATGAGCAGCTTTGGCGGGATCGCAATCGATGTGGCAGGTCTGGGTATCGACTTTTTGATCAGCAGTGCCAATAAATGCATTCAGGGTGTGCCCGGCTTTGGATTTATATTGGCCAAGACAGAAGAACTGAAAAAATGCAAGGGCCAGGCGCGATCGCTTTCGCTGGATTTGTACGATCAGTGGGAAACGATGGAAAAGCATAACGGCAAGTGGCGGTACACATCTCCTACACACGTCGTTCGTGCCTTCTATCAGGCACTGGTGGAGTTGGAAGAGGAAGGCGGCGTGGAAAAGCGTCAAGTGAGGTATCGTGAGAATCAGCGCACGTTAGTCGAAGGAATGGAGCGGCTCGGTTTTTCTACACTGCTGACTCGAGAGTGGCAGTCGCCAATCATTACATCTTTTTACTTCCCAGATAGTCCGGCATTTACGTTTGCAGCCTTTTACGAGCGATTGAAAAAAGAAGGCTTCGTCATCTATCCAGGCAAAATCTCCGTGGCAGATACGTTCCGGATCGGCAATATCGGTGAGGTCTACCCGCATGACATGAAACGGCTCGTGCAGGCTGTCGAACAAAACATGTTCTGGTAG
- the phnX gene encoding phosphonoacetaldehyde hydrolase, whose amino-acid sequence MIQAVIFDWAGTTVDYGCFAPLDVFLEVFKKRGIEVTHEEAREPMGMLKWDHIDTMLQMERVANLWKDKFGRLPEKKDVDMLYADFEPMLFSILKNYTSPIPGVLELVGRLRAAGIKIGSTTGYTAEMMAVVAPEAKKKGYAPDSMVTPSEMPAGRPFPWMCYQNAINLDVHPMKHIIKVGDTTSDIKEAVAAGAWAVGVIKGSSELGMTEREVLDCDPDVLFDKMEAVTKRFKAVGADYVIESIGELDTLIPKINLRLAQKER is encoded by the coding sequence ATGATTCAAGCAGTGATCTTTGACTGGGCTGGAACAACCGTTGACTATGGATGCTTCGCGCCCCTCGATGTCTTTTTGGAGGTGTTTAAAAAGCGGGGGATCGAGGTCACCCATGAGGAAGCCCGGGAGCCGATGGGAATGCTCAAATGGGATCACATCGACACGATGCTGCAGATGGAGCGGGTCGCGAATTTGTGGAAAGACAAATTTGGCAGACTCCCTGAGAAAAAAGACGTGGATATGCTGTATGCCGATTTCGAGCCGATGTTGTTTTCCATCCTGAAAAACTATACGTCGCCTATCCCAGGTGTGCTGGAATTGGTTGGACGATTACGGGCAGCTGGAATCAAAATCGGTTCGACCACCGGATACACAGCTGAAATGATGGCTGTCGTGGCTCCAGAGGCCAAAAAGAAAGGCTATGCGCCTGATTCGATGGTCACACCGAGTGAGATGCCGGCTGGGCGCCCTTTCCCGTGGATGTGCTACCAAAACGCGATCAATCTCGATGTTCACCCGATGAAGCACATCATCAAGGTGGGGGATACGACCAGCGACATTAAGGAAGCGGTGGCTGCGGGTGCATGGGCAGTGGGGGTGATCAAAGGAAGCAGCGAGCTCGGCATGACCGAGCGAGAGGTGCTGGATTGTGACCCCGACGTGTTATTTGACAAGATGGAGGCAGTAACCAAAAGATTCAAGGCCGTCGGCGCCGATTATGTGATCGAATCCATCGGAGAGCTGGATACACTCATTCCGAAAATCAACCTGCGCCTGGCGCAAAAGGAGAGATAA